One window of Strix aluco isolate bStrAlu1 chromosome 24, bStrAlu1.hap1, whole genome shotgun sequence genomic DNA carries:
- the LOC141934075 gene encoding olfactory receptor 10A7-like: MKPTEGPEPGNHTLLTAFVLSGLSNHPELQHLLFFTFCLMYTFTIIGNLLIFMVTVHPTLRTPMYFFLRVLSFLDISTASTVVPKMLVNFLSEDRSISYTGCATQLYCVIFSGATEWYLLAAMAYDRYVAICKPLRYSVIMNSRVCHSLVLLSFCSGNVVSVVHTSWVFTLTFCGPKKINYFFCDIPPLIMLSCTDTSFYEKQIITATVLVIFAPFCLILVSYACIISSILKISSTEGRHKTFSTCSSHLIVVTMYCGSGTLIYLQPKASYSQDVKKFLPLIYTAITPMLNPLIYSLRNKDVKEVLIGTVAELMKK; this comes from the coding sequence ATGAAGCCAACAGAGGGACCAGAACCAGGAAACCACACCCTGCTGACGGCATTTGTCCTCTCTGGATTGTCCAACCACCCAGAACTGCAGCACTTGCTGTTCTTCACATTCTGCTTAATGTACACCTTCACCATCATTGGGAATCTTCTCATCTTCATGGTCACAGTGCACCCTACCCTCCGCAcgcccatgtacttcttcctccggGTCTTGTCCTTCCTGGATATTTCCACAGCATCAACCGTTGTCCCCAAGATGCTGGTAAACTTCCTGTCAGAGGACAGGAGCATTTCCtacactggctgtgccacacagctCTACTGTGTGATTTTCTCAGGAGCCACAGAATGGTACCTTTTGGCAGCCATGGCTTATGACCGTTACGTGGCCATATGCAAACCCCTTAGATATTCAGTCATCATGAACAGCAGAGTTTGTCATTCCTTGGTCCTGCTGTCGTTCTGCAGTGGTAATGTTGTGTCTGTGGTGCACACATCTTGGGTGTTCACACTGACATTTTGTGGGCCCAAGAAGATTAACTACTTCTTCTGTGATATTCCCCCCCTCATTATGCTCTCCTGCACTGACACATCTTTCTATGAAAAGCAGATCATTACAGCCACAGTGCTGGTCATCTTTGCACCATTTTGTCTCATCCTGGTATCCTATGCCTGCATCATCTCCAGCATCCTGAAGATTTCCTCTACTGAGGGCAGACACAAGACCTTCTCCACCTGTTCCTCACATCTCATTGTTGTAACAATGTACTGTGGAAGTGGGACTTTAATTTACTTACAGCCTAAAGCCAGTTATTCACAAGACGTTAAGAAATTTCTGCCTCTCATATACACAGCCATAACTCCTATGTTAAACCCCCTGATTTACAGCCTGAGGAATAAAGATGTGAAAGAGGTGCTAATTGGAACGGTGGCTGAGCTGATGAAGAAGTAA
- the LOC141934076 gene encoding olfactory receptor 10A7-like — MKPTEGPEPGNHTLLTAFVLSGLSNHPELQHLLFFTFCLMYTFTIIGNLLIFMVTVHPTLRTPMYFFLRVLSFLDISTASTVVPKMLVNFLSEDRSISYTGCATQLYCVIFSGATEWYLLAAMAYDRYMAICKPLRYSVIMNSRVCHSLVLLSFCSGNVVSVVHTSWVFTLTFCGPKKINYFFCDIPPLIMLSCTDTSFYEKQIITATVLVIFAPFCLILVSYACIISSILKISSTEGRHKTFSTCSSHLIVVTMYCGSGTLIYLQPKASYSQDVKKFLPLIYTAITPMLNPLIYSLRNKDVKEVLIGTVAELMKK, encoded by the coding sequence ATGAAGCCAACAGAGGGACCAGAACCAGGAAACCACACCCTGCTGACGGCATTTGTCCTCTCTGGATTGTCCAACCACCCAGAACTGCAGCACTTGCTGTTCTTCACATTCTGCTTAATGTACACCTTCACCATCATTGGGAATCTTCTCATCTTCATGGTCACAGTGCACCCTACCCTCCGCAcgcccatgtacttcttcctccggGTCTTGTCCTTCCTGGATATTTCCACAGCATCAACCGTTGTCCCCAAGATGCTGGTAAACTTCCTGTCAGAGGACAGGAGCATTTCCtacactggctgtgccacacagctCTACTGTGTGATTTTCTCAGGAGCCACAGAATGGTACCTTTTGGCAGCCATGGCTTATGACCGTTACATGGCCATATGCAAACCCCTTAGATATTCAGTCATCATGAACAGCAGAGTTTGTCATTCCTTGGTCCTGCTGTCGTTCTGCAGTGGTAATGTTGTGTCTGTGGTGCACACATCTTGGGTGTTCACACTGACATTTTGTGGGCCCAAGAAGATTAACTACTTCTTCTGTGATATTCCCCCCCTCATTATGCTCTCCTGCACTGACACATCTTTCTATGAAAAGCAGATCATTACAGCCACAGTGCTGGTCATCTTTGCACCATTTTGTCTCATCCTGGTATCCTATGCCTGCATCATCTCCAGCATCCTGAAGATTTCCTCTACTGAGGGCAGACACAAGACCTTCTCCACCTGTTCCTCACATCTCATTGTTGTAACAATGTACTGTGGAAGTGGGACTTTAATTTACTTACAGCCTAAAGCCAGTTATTCACAAGACGTTAAGAAATTTCTGCCTCTCATATACACAGCCATAACTCCTATGTTAAACCCCCTGATTTACAGCCTGAGGAATAAAGATGTGAAAGAGGTGCTAATTGGAACGGTGGCTGAGCTGATGAAGAAGTAA